The window tttctctcttccccccttctcTGGGAAATGCATCCCTTTCAGACTTTTTCTCCTTGCCTAGCCGCTGGTAATGGGCgccggagcaggtgatggtcgcAGGAGCCGAAGTCATAGaggaaagaaagatgaaataacagttttgtccttttatttaaataactaaggggtaaaatggatatttaggGAAGATGAAATGCtggttttgtccttttatttaaatgactaaggggtaaaatggatatttcattttggatactaactgtgcttaacgtttcaggtgtctgtgacattttgaccaagtatgataAATTTCTAAGATATTAGATATTTTTAGGAGTGTCTGaaattttttgtattatttatGAACCTAACGGGaaatgaattattttatttctttggctGTCAACAGGGGTAGCAAGAAGGTAAgagcaaaattttttccttaCTATTGGACCTTCCCAAGCATGCTTTTAGGTATCGATATGGTTCTGCAGTATACTAGTATAGGTTATATCGATATTTTGAAGGACAAAATGGTCCGACGCAACTCAATACCACTAATTTATATTGATATTACCACAATGGGGACACGGGATGGGGTATCATTAGAGAATGACAGGGTCATatcaaaggagaaagagaaagacacAATGGGTGTAATGTTATAGTACATCGATAGTGTGTCcagcctttttctttctatttaacATCATTAACGGTTATCAAACTAAATCTATCTTCTGGTGTGATCGACTAAcactttatttattcaattgAGGCACCCTATGGGGCAATGGTTTGGGGTCTTGATAAGAACAAgagataaaataataataaaaaaatccattttttaagaaaaaccaTAGATAAACTTGTTCGATACATCCGATTCCTATTAATActgtatcgatatcatatctATTTTGAAGATGATCATTATCTaatccaataccgtgcactaaagcCATGTAGAAAGATCCATAGTCCACTAGGTGGGTGCATAGATCCTACCAGAAGAATGTACCCAAGGTCTTGATCTGCTCACATCGAAGAGTCAGAATAAGTTTTTagcttttctttcctctctgtGATGCTATAATAACCCTAACCTCTAATTGATGAATTTGAAAATGGCCCCTTAGTCATTCCAAGATTGGAAAGAATGGCAAAAAtacctttcctttttttcccaaTTGTTCTTAGTGATCTTGGAATGGCCAAGGGGAAAGGTATTTTTGAATTCATCAATAGAGGGTGGCAAGAGGTATAATATTCCATTTCCATTACACACTGCTAACATGTAGAACCTGTTTcttaaaaaaagtaaaaataaattcTAATCCTTGCTCAAAATATTAAGCCACAACAAGCGTGTGTGAATccttatcccctccaattcgctactcttttccaattctttcaattcctcacataggggcggaaatgatcaccctatccgTTGCCTAAAAACGctgcccaaggtgggatccactcccccttattagaagaattggaggaattggagatgtctgcaaattggaggtgataattattcagtGTGCAATTGGACTGTCAAGTTAAGCCCACCAATTCTAACCAATCAGTCCATTTTACTTCTTATTTACAATTTAGAGATCGTAATTTCTAGCTTGAAATTTTTAAACTTGAGAGAATGTTCTTGTTTGGAAGCATAGTCTACGCtaacactctcatgtgtctatctgtTTCCTATCATCCTGAAATGATTCTCTTCCAAGAGCACTATTGGGTGTTTCTTACCTGCGTCGGTTACTCTCCTAGACAGGAAACACTCTCCCTTTAAAATTAAACACAAAATCTAATCCTTCCTCAAAGCTTGGGCATGGCATGAAGCTCGTGGGTCGGGATCAAGCGCAGAAATTTTAGCCCTCGGTTTGATCGGGCCCGGTCTCGGGCCTGAGTTAAGTCTAAGGCACTCTCGGACTGGGCTTGAGCCTTAACGGGATTACGAGACTAATTTTGTTATGCTTATGCCAAATGGATCTAtacaattttgggaaaattacacacCTCCCCTGAACTATGGTCTAATTACACCACCTCTTCCGTGTTTTAGAAAATTATACTCGTACCTTTTAAAGTTGACGGTGTTAGGCAGGTGTTATTTGTAGTACAGGTTACAGAAGATCTCCGTGAGAGTCTTGAGACTTTTGCCACAGCAGCTTCAGTTTTCAACTTCTATGTTCATTAATATAGAATCAGATACAAACGGCCGTTAAATTATAACCGCGAATTGCCCGCCACACGAATCAACCCGCCATTTCCCATCCAAACGTCCACACAGTataagacacacacacacacacacactctctctctttctctctcatagGCTCAAAGCAAAGCCAATCTTTTCAACTATCGTTCCTGAATCATCAATACATTCAGAGGCGGATGTCGTCGTCGTCATCGTCTCTGATGCTCTTTCAACACCTCCCTTCCATTCCCTTCTCCACTTCACGCCGCTTCACATCTTCCTTTCTTCCCGATTTCGCTTCTTCCTCAGCTTCTGCCTCTGCTGCTTCTATTGCCCCCAATTCTCCCTCATTTTCCCCCAGGCTTCGCTCTGCTGGGATCCGCAGCAGAAGATCGTTTAACAAATCTCTCTCTGTATGTGCTTCTTCCGCTCTGCAGGCTCTCATCTTCGACTGCGATGGTGTAATCCTCGAGTCCGAACACTTGCACAGAGAAGCCTACAATGATGCCTTTGCACATTTTAATGTCCGTTGCCCTTCGTCTGCTTCTGAAACCCTTAATTGGGACCTTGAGTTTTACGATGTGCTTCAGAACCAAATAGGTGGAGGGAAACCTAAGATGAGATGGTTTGTCTTTCTGCCTTTTTCTATGCCTTCCTTCAGATTTTGATTAGACTTTTGTCTCGTTAAGTGGTTCCCTTGTTTTGTTGATTTTTAGGTATTTTAAGGAGAATGGATGGCCGTCTTCCTCAATCTTTGAAACCCCCCCAGAAAACGATGCTGATAGAGCTAAGCTGATCGATGCAATTCAGGTTGGTCTTCCGTTGCGCTCTTGACCAACTAGTGCTTCATCTATTGGTGTTGTGCTCTCGGGATTGGCATTTCCTTGGGTTTGTGATGTCAGTTCTGCAAATTTGGATCCACCAAACCTTAGAAAGCTAGTTTTTATGGTGTAACCATTATTTATCTTTGAACCTTGTTGGGTTGGCTTAACTAAATTCACAAACCAAACTGATTCTAACTGACTTGTTATTGTAGAGTTTAAAGAAGGTATGGCGCGTGAGGTTGAACCTTCATTTGTTGCATTTCCTGAATGCTTCTAAAATTACTCTTATCCTCTTCCTGTCCTTGACTGTCTTCATTCGCATACTGATGAAGCTTGTTGCTTTTTTCTAGGATTGGAAGACTGAAAGGTACAAAGAAATAATCAAATCTGGAACTGTAAGGAGAATTTACCTGTTCCATCGGGATTTTGATCTATTGTAATTATGCTTCTATCATATGAACTCATTATCGTAAAAAATGCAAGATGATATTGTTATAAACAGGTGGAACCAAGACCCGGGGTTATAAGGTTGATGGATGAAGCCAAGGCTGCTGTAAGATTAACTAGATACCTTAAAATATGATTACTATAGATTGGAtcatgaatctctctctctttcccctgaCCATCTCTTGGTATTCTATTTTGTCAATCCATCACATTGTTTCTTTTCAACATCATTTTCCATTTCAGTACTCCTGGCTCTCAACTACGTCAGAAGTTTTTTCTGCTTCTCTCTTGTAGGGAATTAAGTTAGCTGTTTGTTCTGCAGCAACTAAAGGTTCAGTTATACTCTGTCTTGAAAACCTTATAGGAATTGTGAGTCTTATCCCACAAAGTTCTAATATTTCCATAAGTACGATCTGGATTCcttctttaaattttatttctgttctttccatgggatttatttatttataatgttttcTGCTTGTTGTAGGATCGTTTCAACGGTCTTGATTGCTTCCTTGCTGGTATGTTCCCTCCATATTTTAGAAGTATGGTATCTTGATTATTTGTTGTCCCTACTCTCAATGGCAATAATAAATCTTGCATATACTGGGATTTTTGATATGTGCTTATGCTCTGAATAGAGAGATACTAAGTGAAAAAAGTGAGAACTGTTGCATtcttgttctttcatttcttgtaAGTAATACATGATGGCATTGCATCCAGAGACTTTGAAGTGATATAGCATACTTTTGTTTGCTGAAATATTCATTACTGTTGTAGATCTCTCTTAGTAAAGAAGCTTAAACTCCATTTTCTTGTGATATACATGGCATTTTGGATGTCTTACAGAGTCCCTTAGTTGTGATCCAAAACTGCCTTGGTCACATTTTCTTTAATACTTTCATCAGTCAATAGAGAGAACCCCATTTTGCTCCTGAATACGAATATACTTTTTAGATGGAAGTTGCTGAATTTGCGTATCTGTAGTTTCAAAAAGTGGAATTGTTCCAAAGGCCTGGATTAGTCCATTTCAAACTAAACTTTGTGGTTCAGCCCAGCAAGGGCATGGACGAGGGATGAGAAAGTCGTAGGCAGTCAGATTAGAAGGTTGAAATGCCTCACCATAGAGTTCAATAACCACATCAATAAACTATCTTAAGAAATCTCTCCTGGTTGAAAGTGTCTCTTGGCAGGATCACTTCTGTTGACAGAGAGATTCTGATGTAGATCAATGGACAAAGCCCAGCCAAGCCTTTTCCTACCCATCGGTTCATGGGTGTTCAAGTCCCTATACTATTATACTTGTCCATAAACAAGCCCACATTCAGCCATTATGTAGCCATCGACCAGAAGCTATAAAAGGAGATGCTTTGACAGCTTTTAGTGGGTCCCATTGTCCTTGTGTGTAGAAGGAAGTCCAAGGAGATATCTGAGATTCTGTACCattgaagatagcaagagaaggaaGATTTATTTTCTGGTTTAGTTTGGTTGCTATTTACTTACGTTTCTATTTTTGTGACCATTGCCAAGTTGGAGTTTCTATTTCGTAGTTATAAGTTagattttattttgtctttagtttctattttgagatgTAATCTTCGAATAggagtagtttctatttttgaagttttcaattttttaatagttgctttattatttaataaagaGAAGGGGCTGGACTAAGGGCACGATTTTGAAGAATGAAAAAACTTGGCTGATGCTGGTTGTTGTGAGAGACAGCCTGGGTGAGATGCCCTTGTGGAGATAGGTGGAATACCTTTTCTACAGTAGGTGAGATACCTGCATATCGTTCTTATTCCCTcatctcttttgtttctatttttttttttggatagaattttgtttcctttttttattaccACTGCAACTGAGCATTACAGAGTGATACTGAGACCTGCTGAAGAGTTTTATTTGTAGTTGCATGTTCCTTCAGTTCCCTATGGTGTGTTCAAGACTTGAAGGGAGAATACCCTTGCAACACTGTGAATCTGTGTTCTTCTAGCTGCGATATTCAAGGGTGTATATGAATATGATGCAGTTAGTTCACCTAAATAGGCTTATTTTAATGAAAacaagccttgggttgggttctatacatgttgggtctttgatc is drawn from Telopea speciosissima isolate NSW1024214 ecotype Mountain lineage chromosome 1, Tspe_v1, whole genome shotgun sequence and contains these coding sequences:
- the LOC122662100 gene encoding haloacid dehalogenase-like hydrolase domain-containing protein At4g39970 isoform X2, translating into MSSSSSSLMLFQHLPSIPFSTSRRFTSSFLPDFASSSASASAASIAPNSPSFSPRLRSAGIRSRRSFNKSLSVCASSALQALIFDCDGVILESEHLHREAYNDAFAHFNVRCPSSASETLNWDLEFYDVLQNQIGGGKPKMRWYFKENGWPSSSIFETPPENDADRAKLIDAIQDWKTERYKEIIKSGTVEPRPGVIRLMDEAKAAGIKLAVCSAATKGSVILCLENLIGIDRFNGLDCFLAGDDVKEKKPDPSIYLTASKILGVQVTNCLVVEDSVIGLQAATKAGMSCVVTYTSSTANQEFSDAIAVYPDLRNVCRPRFVASKCCSC
- the LOC122662100 gene encoding haloacid dehalogenase-like hydrolase domain-containing protein At4g39970 isoform X1; this encodes MSSSSSSLMLFQHLPSIPFSTSRRFTSSFLPDFASSSASASAASIAPNSPSFSPRLRSAGIRSRRSFNKSLSVCASSALQALIFDCDGVILESEHLHREAYNDAFAHFNVRCPSSASETLNWDLEFYDVLQNQIGGGKPKMRWYFKENGWPSSSIFETPPENDADRAKLIDAIQDWKTERYKEIIKSGTVEPRPGVIRLMDEAKAAGIKLAVCSAATKGSVILCLENLIGIDRFNGLDCFLAGDDVKEKKPDPSIYLTASKILGVQVTNCLVVEDSVIGLQAATKAGMSCVVTYTSSTANQEFSDAIAVYPDLRNVKFADLDSLLQNVVAAK